Proteins from a single region of Acidovorax sp. NCPPB 3576:
- a CDS encoding GNAT family N-acetyltransferase, producing MLSTALPATPATAEDGVLLRPMTPDDLPQAQALSAELRWPHRLADWEQVFAHSEGLVAERDGQTIATAQRWKWGDRHATIGLVLVTPACQGRRIGHRLMTTLLDGLDGHTVLLHATAEGRGLYERLGFVRTGEVRQHQGVARPTPLIALPPSWRLRPSGLNEAAALHRLDAQARGMPRDALIDDLLARSDACVVLDHDGEQRGFALLRRFGRGHAIGPVVAPDAESAKALIAHLAGMNAGHFTRIDIDFDSGLAEWLESIGLLRVDAPTTMVRGGTLPTASDAPHGTPRLFALATQALG from the coding sequence ATGCTCTCCACCGCCCTGCCCGCCACCCCCGCCACCGCCGAGGACGGCGTGCTGCTGCGCCCCATGACGCCCGACGACCTGCCGCAGGCGCAGGCGCTGTCGGCCGAACTGCGCTGGCCGCACCGGCTGGCCGACTGGGAGCAGGTGTTCGCGCATTCCGAGGGCCTCGTGGCCGAGCGCGACGGGCAGACCATCGCCACCGCCCAGCGCTGGAAGTGGGGCGATCGGCACGCCACCATCGGGCTGGTGCTCGTCACCCCGGCCTGCCAGGGCCGCCGCATCGGCCACCGCCTGATGACCACGCTGCTCGACGGCCTGGACGGCCACACGGTGCTGCTGCATGCCACCGCCGAAGGGCGCGGCCTGTACGAGCGCCTGGGCTTCGTGCGCACGGGCGAGGTGCGCCAGCACCAGGGCGTGGCCCGGCCCACGCCGCTGATCGCCCTGCCGCCAAGCTGGCGCCTGCGCCCCTCCGGCCTGAACGAGGCGGCCGCGTTGCACCGGCTCGACGCCCAGGCGCGCGGCATGCCGCGCGATGCGCTCATCGACGACCTGCTGGCGCGCAGCGATGCCTGCGTGGTGCTGGACCACGATGGCGAGCAGCGCGGCTTCGCGCTGCTGCGGCGCTTCGGCCGCGGGCATGCCATCGGCCCCGTGGTGGCACCGGATGCGGAAAGCGCCAAGGCGCTGATCGCCCACCTGGCGGGCATGAACGCCGGCCACTTCACGCGCATCGACATCGATTTCGACAGCGGCCTGGCCGAGTGGCTGGAGAGCATCGGCCTGCTGCGCGTGGACGCGCCCACCACCATGGTGCGCGGCGGCACCCTGCCCACCGCATCGGACGCCCCGCACGGCACACCGCGGCTGTTCGCCCTGGCCACCCAGGCGCTGGGCTGA
- a CDS encoding ABC transporter substrate-binding protein: MSDSRTPFDTLVGPQESLRVMDSLRRGATRRDVLAMLMAGGMQATLAGGLAGMAVTAHAQTPRRGGRIRVAGATAAATDTLDPAKQSNQTDYSRGTMLYNGLFVLDGSLTPQPALAESSATQDAKTWVFTLRKGVTFHDGKALSPADVVFSILRHKDPATASKAKVLADQIETVKASGPNEVTIELSAPNADLPVILGTFHFHIVKEGTTDFNAGIGTGPYKLKEFKPGVRSLMVRNDAYWKPGKPYLDEIEFVGIGDESARVNALLSGGMDLVASVNPRAVARVKGTPGYAIFTTQSGQYSDLILRKDMGPGANPDFILAMKYLFDREQMKKSIALDYAVIANDQPIDPTNRFYFKDLPQRAFDLDKAKFHLQKSGVTGKVPVVTSPAAMYSTETALLLQQSVQRIGLDLDIKRMPADGYWSNHWLNSPVGFGNVNPRPSADTILTQFFKSDAAWNESRWKSPQFDQLLLASRAETDLAKRRQMYADMQTMIHQDAGIGIPLFLASIDGHSTKLKGLSPIPLGGLMGYSFAEHVWLEA; this comes from the coding sequence ATGAGCGACAGCCGCACCCCGTTCGACACCCTCGTCGGTCCCCAAGAAAGCCTTCGCGTGATGGACTCGCTGCGGCGGGGCGCCACGCGCCGCGACGTGCTCGCCATGCTGATGGCGGGCGGCATGCAGGCCACGCTGGCCGGCGGCCTGGCGGGCATGGCGGTCACCGCGCATGCGCAGACGCCCCGCCGCGGCGGCCGCATCCGCGTGGCCGGCGCCACGGCCGCGGCCACCGACACGCTGGACCCGGCCAAGCAGTCCAACCAGACCGACTACTCGCGCGGCACCATGCTCTACAACGGCCTGTTCGTGCTGGACGGCTCGCTCACGCCGCAGCCCGCGCTGGCCGAATCGTCCGCCACGCAGGACGCCAAGACCTGGGTGTTCACCCTGCGCAAGGGCGTCACCTTCCATGACGGCAAGGCCCTGTCGCCGGCCGACGTGGTGTTCTCCATCCTGCGCCACAAGGACCCGGCCACGGCCTCCAAGGCCAAGGTGCTGGCCGACCAGATCGAAACCGTCAAGGCCTCGGGCCCGAACGAGGTGACCATCGAGCTGAGCGCGCCCAACGCCGACCTGCCGGTCATCCTGGGCACCTTCCACTTCCACATCGTCAAGGAAGGCACCACCGACTTCAACGCCGGCATCGGCACCGGCCCCTACAAGCTCAAGGAGTTCAAGCCCGGCGTGCGGTCGCTGATGGTGCGCAACGACGCCTACTGGAAGCCCGGCAAGCCCTACCTGGATGAGATCGAATTCGTGGGCATCGGCGACGAGAGCGCCCGCGTGAACGCGCTGCTGTCCGGCGGCATGGACCTGGTGGCCTCGGTCAACCCGCGCGCCGTGGCACGGGTCAAGGGCACGCCCGGCTATGCCATCTTCACCACGCAGTCGGGCCAGTACTCCGACCTCATCCTGCGCAAGGACATGGGCCCGGGCGCCAACCCCGACTTCATCCTGGCGATGAAGTACCTGTTCGACCGCGAGCAGATGAAAAAGAGCATCGCACTCGACTACGCCGTCATCGCCAACGACCAGCCCATCGACCCCACCAACCGCTTCTACTTCAAGGACCTGCCGCAGCGCGCGTTCGATCTTGACAAGGCCAAGTTCCACCTGCAGAAGTCGGGCGTGACGGGCAAGGTGCCGGTGGTCACCTCGCCGGCCGCCATGTACTCGACCGAAACCGCGCTGCTGCTGCAGCAGTCGGTCCAGCGCATCGGCCTGGACCTGGACATCAAGCGCATGCCGGCCGACGGCTACTGGTCCAACCACTGGCTCAACAGCCCGGTGGGCTTCGGCAACGTGAACCCGCGCCCCAGCGCCGACACCATCCTGACCCAGTTCTTCAAGTCCGACGCGGCCTGGAACGAGTCGCGCTGGAAGAGCCCGCAGTTCGACCAGCTGCTGCTGGCCTCGCGCGCCGAGACCGATCTGGCCAAGCGCCGCCAGATGTACGCCGACATGCAGACCATGATCCACCAGGACGCGGGCATCGGCATTCCGCTGTTCCTGGCCAGCATCGACGGACATTCCACCAAGCTCAAGGGCTTGTCCCCGATTCCGCTGGGCGGCCTGATGGGCTACTCTTTCGCCGAGCACGTCTGGCTCGAAGCCTGA
- a CDS encoding ABC transporter permease: protein MNRVILKLLVQRILLALLSLLAVSVIVFSITAVLPGDAAQEQLGQDATVEALAALRAQMGLDVPAPLRYLRWLGGIVRGDLGQSVTTQMPVGELVASRLPNSLLLAAVTALFSVPIALTLGIASAVWRGSWFDRLASSAAVAVVSVPEFLVATLAVLVFAVKLKWLPALSYASDIESVGQMLRAFAMPVLSLCCVIVAQMMRMSRAAVIDQLEAPYIEMVRLKGASPLRMVMAHALPNAIGPIANAVALSLSYLLGGVIIIETIFNYPGIAKLMVDGVTQRDMPLVQTCAMIFCAGYLILVTAADVCGILANPRLRHR, encoded by the coding sequence ATGAACCGTGTGATTCTCAAGCTCCTGGTCCAGCGGATCCTGCTGGCGCTGCTGTCCCTGCTGGCGGTCTCGGTGATCGTTTTCTCGATCACCGCCGTGCTGCCGGGCGATGCCGCGCAGGAGCAGCTGGGCCAGGACGCCACGGTCGAGGCCCTCGCCGCGCTGCGCGCCCAGATGGGGCTGGACGTGCCGGCCCCGCTGCGCTACCTGCGCTGGCTGGGCGGCATCGTGCGCGGCGACCTGGGCCAGTCGGTCACCACGCAGATGCCGGTGGGCGAGCTGGTGGCCAGCCGACTGCCCAATTCGCTGCTGCTGGCGGCCGTGACCGCGCTGTTCTCGGTGCCCATCGCGCTCACCCTGGGCATCGCCTCGGCCGTGTGGCGCGGCTCGTGGTTCGACCGCCTGGCCTCGTCGGCGGCGGTGGCCGTGGTGTCCGTGCCCGAGTTCCTGGTGGCCACGCTGGCGGTGCTGGTGTTCGCCGTCAAGCTCAAATGGCTGCCCGCGCTGTCCTATGCGAGCGACATCGAATCGGTGGGGCAGATGCTGCGGGCCTTCGCCATGCCCGTGCTCAGCCTGTGCTGCGTGATCGTCGCGCAAATGATGCGCATGAGCCGCGCCGCCGTCATCGACCAGCTGGAGGCGCCCTACATCGAGATGGTGCGCCTGAAGGGCGCCTCGCCCCTGCGCATGGTCATGGCCCACGCGCTGCCCAACGCCATCGGGCCGATCGCCAACGCCGTGGCGCTGTCGCTGTCGTACCTGCTGGGCGGCGTGATCATCATCGAGACCATCTTCAATTACCCCGGCATCGCCAAGCTCATGGTCGATGGCGTGACCCAGCGCGACATGCCGCTGGTGCAGACCTGCGCCATGATCTTCTGCGCGGGCTACCTGATCCTGGTGACGGCGGCCGACGTGTGCGGCATCCTCGCCAACCCGCGCCTGCGCCACCGCTGA
- a CDS encoding aldehyde dehydrogenase family protein: MLLFDPRSIAVPAGHFIGGRLVPDAGRIAVLRPSDGQWHADLPLADAATVDAAVQDAWQAWRTTDWARRAPRERARVLRRWADMIEADGLQLAPLEAVCSTRPVRDAAAWDVPFTAEGLRFFAEYADKLGGEVAATRHDHLGMVVAEPYGVVGAITPWNFPLVMMSWKVGAALAAGNAVVLKPSEMTPFSAVRLAQLAVEAGVPPGLFNVVQGDGRTTGDALTRHPRIAKMTFTGSTRTGAAIMATCALQGPKPVTLELGGKSPQLVFDDAPDIDRLAGLIAGAITGNAGQVCVAGSRLIVQRGIAAELVERIGARFAALRPGATWDDTATLPPIISAPQAARILDIVERARDAGAQLRCGGGLFDDVAGGVAGGAYFQPTLLEGVAADSPAVQEEIFGPVLTVQTFDTEEEGLALAGHAHYGLAAGVHTADIGRALRAMRGISAGTVWINRYGRSADFVIPTGGYHQSGIGKDLGRQAVEANLRFKSVLIDFAAAH; this comes from the coding sequence ATGCTGCTTTTCGATCCCCGGTCCATCGCCGTTCCCGCCGGCCACTTCATTGGCGGGCGCCTCGTGCCCGATGCCGGCCGCATCGCCGTGCTGCGCCCCTCCGACGGCCAATGGCATGCCGACCTGCCGCTGGCCGATGCCGCCACCGTGGACGCCGCGGTGCAGGATGCGTGGCAGGCCTGGCGCACCACCGACTGGGCGCGGCGCGCCCCGCGGGAGCGCGCCCGCGTGCTGCGCCGCTGGGCCGACATGATCGAGGCCGACGGCCTGCAGCTGGCGCCGCTGGAGGCCGTGTGCTCCACGCGGCCGGTGCGCGATGCCGCGGCGTGGGATGTGCCCTTCACGGCCGAAGGGCTGCGCTTTTTTGCCGAGTACGCCGACAAGCTCGGCGGCGAGGTGGCCGCCACGCGGCACGACCACCTGGGCATGGTGGTGGCCGAGCCCTACGGCGTGGTGGGTGCCATCACGCCGTGGAATTTCCCGCTGGTGATGATGTCGTGGAAGGTGGGCGCTGCATTGGCCGCAGGCAACGCGGTGGTGCTCAAGCCGTCCGAGATGACGCCGTTTTCCGCCGTGCGGCTGGCCCAGCTGGCGGTGGAGGCGGGCGTGCCGCCCGGGCTCTTCAACGTGGTGCAGGGCGATGGCCGCACCACCGGCGATGCGCTCACGCGGCACCCCCGGATCGCCAAGATGACCTTCACCGGATCGACGCGCACGGGCGCCGCCATCATGGCCACCTGTGCGCTGCAGGGCCCCAAGCCCGTCACGCTGGAGCTGGGCGGCAAGAGCCCGCAGCTCGTCTTCGACGACGCGCCCGACATCGACCGGCTGGCCGGCCTCATCGCCGGCGCCATCACCGGCAACGCGGGCCAGGTGTGCGTGGCGGGGTCGCGGCTCATCGTGCAGCGCGGCATCGCGGCGGAACTGGTGGAGCGCATCGGCGCACGGTTCGCCGCGCTGCGGCCCGGCGCCACCTGGGACGACACCGCCACGCTGCCGCCCATCATCTCGGCGCCGCAGGCCGCGCGCATCCTGGACATCGTGGAGCGCGCGCGCGACGCGGGCGCGCAGCTGCGCTGCGGCGGGGGGCTGTTCGACGACGTGGCCGGCGGCGTGGCGGGTGGCGCGTATTTCCAGCCGACGCTGCTCGAAGGCGTGGCGGCCGACAGCCCCGCCGTGCAGGAAGAGATCTTCGGCCCCGTGCTCACGGTGCAGACCTTCGACACCGAGGAAGAGGGGCTGGCCCTGGCCGGGCACGCGCACTACGGCCTGGCGGCCGGCGTGCACACCGCCGACATCGGCCGCGCGCTGCGCGCCATGCGCGGCATCAGCGCGGGCACGGTCTGGATCAACCGCTACGGACGCAGCGCGGACTTCGTCATTCCCACCGGCGGCTACCACCAGTCCGGCATCGGCAAGGACCTGGGCCGCCAGGCGGTGGAGGCGAACCTGCGCTTCAAAAGCGTGCTCATCGACTTTGCTGCGGCGCACTAA
- a CDS encoding NAD(P)/FAD-dependent oxidoreductase: MKLESYWNDSVPPLALAPHDLPRQVDVAIVGAGFTGLSAALALARRGASVAVLEAGATVAPEASGRNGGHVNNGLAVDYAEVAAKVGVPQARDWYHAYDAAVDTVARIVRDEAIDCDFLRHGKLKLATRPHHLEALRRSAERLIADGVDTDVEILDAARVRAEVQSDRFEGGLLYRRSAQMHMGRFAQGLALAAQRQGAQIHTGTCVDRIERVQGQVHRLHTARGAVQASQVLLATGASRHGGYGTFGWLRRRIVPIGSFIVVTEPLGAARAQALLAERRTYVTIANIHHYFRLTADHRLVFGGRARFAISSPQQDAASGEILRAGLAQTFPQLGRVRIDHCWGGLVDMTQDRLPHAGERDGLFYSMGYSGHGTQMSVHMGERMAAVMAGDGQANPWRGRDWPAVPGHFGPPWFLPAVGLYYRLKDRLA; encoded by the coding sequence ATGAAGCTCGAGTCCTACTGGAACGATTCGGTCCCGCCGCTGGCGCTGGCACCGCACGATCTGCCGCGGCAGGTCGATGTCGCCATCGTCGGCGCGGGCTTCACCGGGCTGTCGGCCGCCCTGGCCCTGGCCCGGCGCGGCGCGAGCGTGGCGGTGCTGGAGGCGGGCGCCACCGTGGCGCCCGAGGCATCGGGCCGCAACGGCGGCCACGTCAACAACGGCCTGGCGGTGGACTACGCCGAGGTGGCCGCCAAGGTCGGCGTGCCCCAGGCGCGCGACTGGTACCACGCCTACGACGCCGCGGTGGACACCGTCGCCCGCATCGTGCGTGACGAGGCCATCGACTGCGATTTCCTGCGCCACGGCAAGCTCAAGCTCGCCACCCGGCCCCACCACCTGGAGGCGCTGCGGCGCAGTGCCGAGCGGCTCATCGCCGACGGGGTCGATACCGACGTGGAGATCCTCGACGCTGCCCGGGTGCGCGCCGAAGTGCAGAGCGACCGCTTCGAAGGCGGGCTGCTGTACCGGCGCAGCGCGCAGATGCACATGGGGCGGTTCGCCCAGGGGCTGGCCCTGGCCGCCCAGCGCCAGGGCGCGCAGATCCACACCGGCACCTGCGTGGACCGCATCGAGCGCGTGCAGGGCCAGGTGCACCGGCTGCACACCGCGCGCGGCGCGGTGCAGGCCAGCCAGGTGCTGCTGGCCACCGGCGCCTCGCGCCATGGCGGCTACGGCACGTTCGGCTGGCTGCGCCGGCGCATCGTGCCCATCGGCAGCTTCATCGTGGTGACCGAGCCGCTGGGCGCGGCGCGCGCGCAGGCCCTGCTGGCCGAGCGGCGCACCTACGTCACCATCGCCAACATCCACCACTACTTCCGCCTCACGGCCGACCACCGGCTGGTGTTCGGCGGCCGGGCGCGCTTTGCCATTTCCAGCCCGCAGCAGGACGCCGCCAGCGGCGAGATCCTGCGCGCCGGCCTGGCGCAGACCTTCCCGCAACTGGGCCGCGTGCGCATCGACCACTGCTGGGGCGGTCTGGTGGACATGACGCAGGACCGCCTGCCGCACGCCGGCGAGCGCGATGGCCTGTTCTATTCCATGGGCTACAGCGGCCACGGCACGCAGATGTCGGTGCACATGGGCGAGCGCATGGCCGCCGTGATGGCCGGCGACGGGCAGGCCAATCCCTGGCGGGGCCGCGACTGGCCCGCCGTGCCCGGCCACTTCGGCCCGCCGTGGTTCCTGCCGGCGGTGGGGCTGTACTACCGCCTGAAGGACCGGCTGGCCTGA
- a CDS encoding haloacid dehalogenase type II translates to MTFRPKYVTFDCYGTLTRFRMGEMTRELFADRIPAERMEQFIADFSAYRFDEVLGDWKPYEAVLKNAVRRLCKQWKIQYLDADGQKFYDAVPTWDPHADVPAGLAKVAKEIPLVILSNASDDQIQKNVAMLGAPFHRVYTAQQAQAYKPRLKAFEYMLDSLGCGPQDVLHVSSSLRYDLMSADDIGIKNKVFVNRGHGPGNPAYHYVEIEDIGGLPGVVGL, encoded by the coding sequence ATGACCTTCCGTCCCAAGTACGTGACCTTCGACTGCTACGGCACGCTCACCCGCTTTCGCATGGGCGAGATGACGCGTGAACTCTTCGCCGACCGCATTCCGGCCGAGCGCATGGAGCAGTTCATCGCTGACTTCAGCGCCTACCGCTTCGACGAAGTGCTGGGCGACTGGAAGCCCTACGAAGCGGTGCTCAAGAATGCCGTGCGCCGCCTGTGCAAGCAGTGGAAGATCCAGTACCTGGACGCCGACGGCCAGAAGTTCTACGACGCCGTGCCCACCTGGGACCCGCATGCCGACGTGCCCGCGGGCCTGGCCAAGGTCGCCAAGGAGATCCCGCTGGTGATCCTGTCCAACGCCTCCGACGACCAGATCCAGAAGAACGTCGCCATGCTCGGCGCGCCGTTCCACCGCGTGTACACCGCGCAGCAGGCCCAGGCCTACAAGCCGCGCCTGAAGGCGTTCGAATACATGCTCGACTCGCTGGGCTGCGGCCCGCAGGACGTGCTGCACGTGTCCTCCAGCCTGCGCTACGACCTGATGTCGGCCGACGACATCGGCATCAAGAACAAGGTGTTCGTGAACCGAGGCCACGGCCCGGGCAACCCGGCCTACCACTATGTGGAGATCGAAGACATCGGCGGACTGCCGGGTGTCGTCGGCCTCTGA